DNA sequence from the Paenibacillus azoreducens genome:
GTCCGCGATGTGGATCCGCACAAGTTCAAGAGCCAGACAGGCGCAAAGCATTTTGTCCCGGCTTGGAGCGGACATCGATGTAAACCGCAAAGTTGCGGAGCTGAGTCTTGCCGAGAAACAGATCGTGCTGCTCGCCCGGATTATTGCCCAGGACGCCAAGGTGATTATTTTCGACGAGCCGACGGCTCCGCTCAGCGAAAGCGAATGCCGGGCTTTTTTCCGGATCATGCATGAATTAAAAGACAGCGGCGTGGCCTGCATTTTCATAACCCACCGCCTGCCTGAGGTGCTGGAGCATACGGATTGGGTGACGATCATGAGAGACGGGCAGAAAGTGCATTCCGGACCTACTGCCGAAATCGGCGGCGAAGCTATCGTGGGCCATATGCTCGGCAAAACGTTCGAGGAGGAATTTCCGAAACGTGAAACCAAGATAGGTGGACCTCTGCTCAAAGCCGAAGGAATTCGGAAAGGTCATAAAGTCCGGGGAGCGGATCTGGAGGTTCGCAGCGGAGAGGTGCTTGCGGTAGTCGGCCTTGTTGGCGCGGGCAAAACGGAGCTCGCCCGGATTTTGGGCGGGGCTGACAAGTCCGAAGCGGGGATAATTGAACTACATGGCAAAAAGCTGTCGCTAGGACAGCCTGCGGATGCGATCAGGGAAGGTATCGTGCTGGTGCCTGAGGAGCGGCGTCAACAAGGTATTTTTATTCATCATTCCGTCGATTTGAATCTTACGCTGCCGGTTTTGAATCAAGTGAGCCGTTTCGGGTTTATTTCCCGCCAAAAAGAAAAGCGGCTCAGCAGGAAAATCATGCAGTCACTAGGGGTAAAAGCAGCTTCCGGCGATCAGCTTGCCATTTATTTAAGCGGGGGAAACCAGCAAAAACTGGCCATCGGCAAATGGCTGGAGAGCGGGGCCGAGGTTTTTATATTCGACGAGCCGACCAAAGGCGTGGATATCGGGGCTAAAAGCGATATTTTCCGTATCATCGGAGACCTCGCGGCAGCGGGGAAAGGCATCGTATATTTTACTTGCGAATTGGCGGAAGGACTGGGGATTGGCGACCGGATCGCGGTTATGAGCTTGGGAACGGTCAGCAAGGTGTTTAAGCGCGGCGAAACGACGCAGGCCCAGCTTCTTTATTACGCCAGTGGGGGATTGGAGACGGATGATGAAGGATAAACTTTTGCATTATGCGTTCCGTTATGGGGCGGTCGTGGTTATTATTGGCGTCATCGCGTTTTTTTCGTTTCGGCTTCCTTATTTCTTCACCTACGACAATTTCAGCGACATTCTGGGATCCATCACGATCGTGACATTTGTGGCCATCGGAGTGACGCTTTCGCTTGTCGTGGACGGTTTTGACCTTTCGGTCGGATCAACCGTGTCGCTGACGACCGTAGGCGCCGCGTCGCTGATGATCTGGTATCAGCAGCCCGTCTATGTCGTCATTATCGTCTCTTTGCTTGCAGGCGCGCTGATCGGCCTTCTGAACGCTTTGCTTATCGTCAAGCTGCGCATTCCGGATTTGCTTGCGACGCTTGCGGTGATGTACATTGTCGGAGGACTCCACAAAACCTATGCGCAGGGCTATAATATCTACAACCATATGGAATTTCCAGACGGGACCAAAGCTCCGGGCGAGATGAGCGCGGCCTTTTTACAGCTCGGACAGGGCAAGTGGCTTGGCATTCCGATTTCGGCCATTTTGCTGCTGATCGCGGTGGCGGCCGTTCATATTTTCCTGACACGAACCAAATACGGACGGCAAATGTACGTTACGGGCGGGAATGAAGAAGCTGCGCGTCTTTCGGGGATTAAGGTGAAAAAGGTGCGTACGCTCGCTTACGTCGCTTCCGGGGTTTTTGCGGCGATCGGCGGTATTCTGTATGCTTCGCGCGTCGGTTCGGGACAAATCGATGCAGGCTCCCCGCTGCTGATGGAATCCGTCGCTGCAGTGTTTGTCGGGTTTTCCGTCTTTGGAGCAGGCAAACCCAATGTCATCGGCACCTTTATCGGATCCGTGCTGATCGGCGTGCTAGTGAACGGATTGACGATGATGAACATGCAGTATTTCACGCATGACATTATCAAGGGAACGGTGCTGGTGCTGGCGTTGGCCGTCACTTTTTATGTTTTGAATCGTTCCAAAGCGTAAAACTCTTGAAATTCTAGTTGTGCTGTATTACTATAGGTTTGTCCGCGCCTGCGGCTGTGTTGGCTTTATGGCGATTCTATCTGTAAAATAAAGCTGATGAACGTATAATTTTCCGCAAAACGGAAAGAGTGAGTAACAAGCGACTCATCCATTGGGGAGGTGAAATGATAATGAATAAATCCGAATTGATTTCCCAAGTAGCCGAAACAGCGGAATTGTCCAAAAAGGATGCAACGAAAGCTGTTGATGCTGTGTTCGAATCCATTGCGCAAGCTCTGCAAAACGGAGACAAAGTCCAACTCGTTGGCTTTGGCAACTTCGAGGTTCGCGAACGTTCCGCACGTAAAGGACGCAACCCGCAAACAGGTGAAGAAATCGAAATCCCTTCGAGCAAAATCCCTGCTTTCAAACCAGGCAAAGCGCTCAAAGACGGAATTAAATAAGATTTCTACATATTCCATACGTAAAGTGAGAAAAGGACCGTGATGAACCTGCAATCTGTTACTTGGCATTCGTTTTGTCAGTAAAGTACCGCAGGTACCTGCAAGTCTTTTCGGTAATTCCGATCAGACCTGCAGTCGCTCACGGCCTTTTCTTTTCTTTGGGGATTAGTTCCGGCAATGTTGGCTGCCCTGTTATTCCTCGGGATCATCTGAGTAAGCAACGAGGACGACGGGAAAACCTGCCGCCTGACTCAGCTGTTGCTCATATTCGCGGAGTTTGGATAGCGCTTCATCATCCAGCTCAGCCGGTTCGTAGTTCATTTGCAGGAACCTCCTTATTCGAAATACCGTTTTAGTATACCCGAGATTGTTAAATAAATTACCAGCTGTACATGCCAATAAACACTTCAAGAAATTGTAAATTCAAAAAAGCTGACAGTATCCCTATGCAGCTCTAAGCTGTGTTTGAATTTGAGCGAGAGCTACTCCGGATAGAGCTTGTTTATAGACATACTCAATCCAATGTTGCTTTTTTTCTCGTCGATATTGGTGCAATCCATCCAAAAGATTGCCCTGACCGCTGTAAATGCAGCACATCGAAACAAAAGATAGCAGCGCCCAGTAGCGATCGATCGCTTTCGTAGATCGAACCTGATATCGATCCAAGCCGAGGTGGACCTTCGCCGCTCGAAAATACGTTTCAATCGACCATCGCTTGCTGTAATAGCTCAGAATTTGCTTGTTGGTTAGAGAAACATCTGTACTTAGAAAAGCTTTTACTTGCTTTGGGTTCAGTTCTTCTCCTTCTTTCCAGCAGAAAAGAACGACTCCATTATCCAGCAAATTGAGCTTTCCTTCGTATCGATAAACGCGATAAGAGTCTACTCCGATGGTCACGAGATCGGTATCAGACTTCGAAATAAACGAAGCAAATTCTTTAATGGATTGGCGAATCCCTTGGGGGTAAATGATGCGATTGGTCTTCAGACCACTAATGACATGGAATCCTTGCTCGCTACTCACCTGAAGAACAGAGGCTGAAGGATACCACGAGTCCATTAATACGTACGTAGGGTGATGAGACCTGGGCACTTGCCGAATCATGTCACAAACCAGATCAATCTTGCTCTTGCTTTTGGATTCATAACGTTCTGTTGCAAAAGGATATACGACATCACCCGCCCGAAGCATGGCTTCCACTACAGCATGACCATAGACCTTCTTGCCCTTGAGATGAGAGTGGTGAAAGGCTGATCCCTGGATCGAGTCAACCGCCTGTGACGAAGGTTTGGTTTTTTCACACACCGTATCATCTACGAGGACAAAGATCGGACTGTTATTGTGTTTGGCGCTGAATTTGACTTGCTGATAGGCGATATTACGTACGATGTCCTTCAGGAACTGTTCATCCCACTTCCCATGGGATAAAAAATGGCTTAAGCTTCTGCGATCCCGATGGTGCAAGCTTTCACGATGTATGTCTGTTAAGGTACCTGTAAATCCAGATGACAACATGCCATCTACAAAGTGAGTGATGTGACTCATTACAGATTTGGAAAAATACAACGGGAGTTTCCATTGCCGAAAGATATTGTACCAATTGCGATGCTGTGTTAACGTATACGTATGAGACATTTCTTGTTCTCCTCTGCGTAGAGTGGTTGGTCGCACTTCTATTTTACACAGAGAGAATCAAGGATGTCTCTTTTTACATTTCATTACAGTGAATTTTGGCATGTACAGTTACCAGATTAAAATTACGGCTCTTAGGTTGAGGGAGAGGAGGTCGCAACATGGAAAATACCGACTGCAATGATTACATCGTGATTAAGGCGAAGGAGAACGGAGTGCAGGTTATCGGTTTGACCCGGGGGCATGATACGAAGTTCCACCATACCGAAAAACTTGATAAAGGCGAGGTTCTGATCGCCCAATTTACCGACCATACGTCTGCGATGAAAATCCGCGGCAAAGCCGAGGTTCAAACCAAACACGGCGTTATCGAAAGTGAAAGCTAGAATGCAGGCATAGCCTGCTTTTTTTTCAGAATATAGAATTTGGGGTCCCCGCAAAGTATTTGGAATAAGCATCGAAGTACGGGCTTCACTTTGTGGGGTTATTTTCGTCAGCACCTTCAAGTGCATGTTCAAAAGCGGACTTTTTGAACAACCTCTTTGAGGTATGGACTCTTGGAATGAAGCTTAAACTATAGGATACCAACAAGAGAGGGAGGATCTTCATCATGAACCGCATTATCCTGCCTGCCGCAGCTTTTTTGCTCGCACTGGGACTCGCGCCCGCGTCATGGCAACCAAACGGCGGTTTGATGTCACACAGTCCGTCACACACTTCGGTATCCCGTCCCAAGCAGGTCATGCCTGTTGTTTTGCATGCAGCGGGGAAGGAGCTAAACGATGAAAATATCGTTGATGAACTGCATTCGCTTCCGCTGACTTTGACCATTCGCAGAGTCGAATGGAATCAACCATCGATGTCCATCGATTTTATCGTGCCTAATCCGAACACGCAAAGATCGGAAATGTATAAAAATATCGCCGAGCTTCTCTCCTTCAGCTTTGCCGGCACTTCCAACGTGAATCAAGTCAAACTTCGACTTATAGCGGAAGATCCCTGGCTTGGCACACGGCATTTGCTGCTTGCCGCCGATGCAGGACGGGAAGAATGGGACATGGGTCTTTACTTTGAACTGCGGCATGTTGGGGAAGATTCGCTTCCCGATGTCATAAAAAGCCGTCTGCACGTGATCGAAACTAATTTATGGAAAACTAGGTTTGACGCTTCCGAAAACGGGTAAGAAAAACTTAAAGTATCACCCGTGCGTGGCGAAATAACATGTGATATAATAGAAAAGATTGTGAACAAAAGTTCTTGTTCGTGGGATTTGTGGAATTTAAAGTGATTACAGAAAGAAAAAGGCTCGGAGGCTGAGGATGAAACCGTACCGCATACCGCAACTAATCAAGAAATATGTCGAATACGACATGATCCAAAAACATACGGAGCTGCCGCCATTTCCCGACGCCCGTGTTCAGCTGTTATATATTTTTCTGAATCAGGGGACGAACCGTATGAACGTTAACAGCGAGCTGTTTTCGCTGGTCACTTCCCTGGTGCAGATGGGTATTGATACGCATGAAACGATCGATACGCAAAAGGACAAGCCGGGGGAAGGATTTATGCGTTCCCGTCAGTTGAAGGTTCTCGCCGGAGATTATTTCAGCAGCCGGTTTTATCAGCTCCTGGCCCAAAAAGGGCAAATTGAGGCTGTGACGCGTCTCAGTCAGGCCATTTGCGATGTGAATGTGTTAAAAATGAATTTGTACGGCAAAATGAAGAGCCTGTTATTGTCAGCTGAAGAATACTTGCGGCAAACGGTGCAGCTGAATATGCAGCTGTTTCTTTCTTTTACGCCCCTGTTTGAGGAATCGCTTCGCGATTTGTGGAATGCGCTTCTTCGCGGGGTCAGCGAATGTGAAACCTTAGGAAGAGAGATGCAGCGAAGCGGCGGCGATTGGTATCTACACAGCTATTCCTATTGGCATATCCTTGAAGTTGCAAGTGAGGAAGACCAGCAGATGCTTAAAGAAAGCAAAATTGACATTAAAGACTGGAAGAAACTGATGTTGAAATACAAAGCTGGAGAGCATATGGCTGAGAAATTGCGTCAAGCCCTGGAAAGCGTGCAGTCAATCTTGAAAAACATCAAAGGCGACAGCCGTCTGCGCGAGATTGCCATCATTTTGGAGCCTTTTCAGCGTCAGCTTCATACTTCCGGGTCGGCTGTAGGAGAAGGGTAGGGTTGTTTTCATGAATAGTAACACTTCTGAGCCGGGGGCACATACGGAAGGGCAATATGAACACGTTCATTCCGTATTTGAAAGCATAGCTCCCAAGTATGACATCATGAATGATATATTAAGCTTCCGCAGGCATAAAGCCTGGCGTAAATTTACGATGAAAAAGATGGCGATAAAGCCCGGGGATACGGCGGTGGATATATGCTGCGGAACCTGCGACTGGACGCTGAGCATAGCGGAAGCAAGCAGATCCGGCTCCATCGTTGGGCTGGATTTTAGCTCGAATATGCTTAAAGTGGGCGAACAAAAAATTCGCGCCAAACAATTGCAGGATCAGATCACCCTAGTTCAGGGCGATGCTATGGAACTGCCTTTTGAGGACAACCGTTTTGATTATGCGACCATCGGATTTGGTCTGCGAAACGTGCCGGATTTGGTCAAGGTGCTGGAAGAGATGAAACGTGTGGTCAAACCCGGCGGCATGGTGGTCTGTCTTGAATTGTCCAAACCGACCTGGCAGCCGTTTAAAGGCATTTATTATTTTTATTTTCAACAAATTTTGCCCAAACTGGGCAAGCTTTTTGCTAAACGTTACGAGCAATACAAGTGGCTGCCGGATTCGCTGGCACTTTTTCCAGGTAGGGAAGAGCTCGCGTCGATTTTCCGGAGCATCGGTTTACAGCATGTCGAGGCCTATCCCCTCACTGGCGGCATCGCGGCACTACACATCGGGATTAAGGAGAATCGTCATGTTTAGGAAAATAAAAATTTTTATGGAAATGATTAAAATTGAACATACATTATTTGCCCTTCCGTTTGCTTTTATGGGAGCCATTCTGGGATCGGTTGTAGTGAACGGACATTTGCCGTCATGGGCGCAAATCGGATGGATCCTGATGGCGATGTTCGGGGCAAGGAGCGCGGCATTCGGTCTTAACCGGATGATTGATCAGGCGATAGATAAAAAAAATCCGCGTACGGCTGGCCGTGCAATCCCTGCGGGTCTTTTGAAAAACGTGGAAGTTATCATATTTACGATCATCTCTTTTGTTTTATTGTTCTGGGCTGCTTATGAACTTTCGCCTCTGGCGGTGAAGCTGCTTCCCATCGCCGTATTTATGCTGGTCTTTTATTCTTATACGAAACGTTTTACCTGGCTATGCCATGTGGTGCTAGGTTTGACGCTTGGACTTGCTCCGCTTGGCGGTTGGGTTGCCGTGACCAACAACATCGATTGGACTGCCATGATTCTTTTTATAACGATTGCTTTATGGACTGCAGGTTTTGATGTTATCTATGCGATTCAGGATATGGAGTTTGATCGGAAAGAGGGGCTGTATTCCATACCCGCCCGCTTCGGCCTTCATAAATCCCTCCTCATTGCGCGTTACTTTCATGTTCTAACGGCTGCCGGCTTTATTGCTTTGTTTTTTATCACTGACCTCAGCTGGTGGTATTTTGTCGGAATGGTGATCTCTTATATCATTTTATTTTACGAGCATTATATTTTGTCTCCAAACGATATGAGCAAGCTGCAAACTGCATTCTTCACGATGAACAGCGTGCTTAGTATTGCCGTTTTTGTGTTTACATTAATTGACCTGGTGGTGCAATTTCATTGATGAATACGGAAAGCGCAAAACGCGGCTGGGTTGTCGGCATTACCGGAGCCAGCGGTTCCATTTACGGGGTTCGTCTGATCGAGGTCCTTTTGCAGCAGGGTTATCCGGTTCATGTTGTCGTCTCTAACGCCGGTTGGCGGGTTCTCGGCGAAGAACTTGGCTGGTCCGCAGGCAAACGGGAACAGGTTCTGCAGGAGAAATTCGGCGAACATCCCGGACAGCTGCATTATCACCCATTCGCGGATATCGGAGCGACCATTGCCAGCGGTTCCTATCAAGTGGAGGGCATGGTGATTGCGCCGTGTTCAATGGGAACGCTGTCTGCCGTTGCAAGCGGAGCTTCCGATAATCTGATGACGCGTGCGGCGGATGTAATGCTGAAGGAGGGCCGGACGCTTGTGCTGGTGCCCCGCGAGACGCCTCTGCATGCGATTCATCTGGAGAATATGCTGAAGCTTGCCAGGCTCGGGGTCAAGATGATCCCTGCCATGCCGGCTTTTTATTTTCAGCCCCAAACGATCGCCGATCTGGTTGATTTTCAGGTGGGAAAAATATTGGACAGTTTACGCATCGAACATCGGTTGTTTACGCGCTGGAACGGCGGGCAATCCGCCACAAAAAATTCCGAGTAGCTGTAAGCAGGCAAGTGTCATCCAGGATGCAACTATGCTATGATGGACTAAACTGGAAATAAATTTAAAAACGAAACTCGAATTCTGCTGCTGCAAAAAGGAATGCGGATTGAGAATATGCTGACACGGGTGAAGGAATGAAAAGACTAGACATATTTGGCTTGCTAAAAAAAGATATGAACTACATTGAAGACGAGCTTTTTCGGAGCATAGAGGGAGAACATAAGCTGCTTAACGAGACATCGATGCATCTGCTCAAGGCCGGAGGTAAACGCTTGCGCCCCGTATTTGTGCTGATGGGCGGCAAATTCGGCAGCTATGATCTTGAAAAGCTGAAAAATGTGGCGGTACCGCTGGAACTGATCCACATGGCATCTTTGGTTCACGATGACGTGATTGATGACGCGGATACCCGCCGCGGAAATTTGACGGTCAAGTCTAAATGGGACAACCGTATTGCCATGTATACCGGCGATTACATCTACGCCCGGGCCTTGATGATCGCAGCGCAGCTGGAGAACCCCCAGATTCATCAAATTCTGTCCAAAGCCATGGTCGAAATGTCGATTGGCGAAATGGAACAAATCCGTGATTTCTTTAATACCGAGCAAAACGTGCGCCGGTACCTGCTGCGGATCCGCCGCAAAACGGCCCTGCTCATCGCGATCAGCTGCCAGCTTGGTGCGGTTGCCGCGGATGCGGACGCCAAAACCTCTAATTTGCTGTACCGCTTCGGCTATAATGTCGGCATGGCCTTTCAGATTCAGGATGATCTTTTGGATCTGTGCGGGACGGAGAAGCAAATCGGCAAACCGCCGGGCAGCGATATGAGACAAGGGAATATTACGCTGCCTGTTATTTTTGCGCTGCAGGATGAAGAGATTCGCGAACCTCTGCTGCGGGAAATCAGCTGCATCCGCGAACGCAACGGGGAATGCGATGTAACCGGCGCAATCAAGATGATTAAAGCCAGCCGCGGCATTTCGCAGGCCGAAGAGCTTGCGGACCGTTACATAAAAAAAGGGCTCGATGCGCTGGAGCGCCTGCCGGATAACCGGACAAAGAAAAACTTAAGGGATATCGCGCATTTTGTCACCAAGCGGTCTTATTGACCGTTTCCTAGAAGGCCAATGCTTCATGGTAGGTTGATCTTTTTTTGTCCGCTTCTTCCCGAAACCATGCCAGCCTGGAATTCCTGAAAGTTGATTGCCATCTTAATCTTGGAAGTTTTGCGAAATATCCCGGTGGAAATTTCAACCCTAGATATATTTTGGTTGAGACGGGAAACCGTCCGGTTTTCGCAGAATTTATACTTTGCGACTTGAGACAAAATAGGAGAGTGAGTTTAATGGAACGAACTTTTTTAATGGTCAAGCCTGATGGAGTACAACGCGGTTTAATCGGCAGAATCATTGCAAGACTGGAAGACAAAGGGTTTAAAATGGTGGCAGGCAAACTGATTCAGGTATCGGAAGAGCAGGCTAAACGCCACTATGCTGAACATGAAGGAAAAGATTTTTTTGATAGTCTGGTAGGCTTTATTACATCCGGCCCCGTTTTCGCCATGGTTTGGGAAGGCGATGATATTATTGCCCTTTCCCGTATGCTGATGGGGAAAACCAATGTGAAAGAGGCGCTGCCCGGCACGATTCGCGGCGACTTTGCTTTACATACACCGCATAATCTGATTCACGGTTCCGATTCACCGGAGAGCAGCGCGCGCGAAATCGCGAATTTCTTTGAAGCGCATGAGCTGGTGGATTACGATAAAAGTCTTTCGCCATGGATGTAAGACCGTTTTCACAAAACGGAGGTACGACAGCCGGAACGTGCCAGCCGGATCAGGACTATTTAAACTTCATACAAAATA
Encoded proteins:
- a CDS encoding ABC transporter permease translates to MKDKLLHYAFRYGAVVVIIGVIAFFSFRLPYFFTYDNFSDILGSITIVTFVAIGVTLSLVVDGFDLSVGSTVSLTTVGAASLMIWYQQPVYVVIIVSLLAGALIGLLNALLIVKLRIPDLLATLAVMYIVGGLHKTYAQGYNIYNHMEFPDGTKAPGEMSAAFLQLGQGKWLGIPISAILLLIAVAAVHIFLTRTKYGRQMYVTGGNEEAARLSGIKVKKVRTLAYVASGVFAAIGGILYASRVGSGQIDAGSPLLMESVAAVFVGFSVFGAGKPNVIGTFIGSVLIGVLVNGLTMMNMQYFTHDIIKGTVLVLALAVTFYVLNRSKA
- a CDS encoding sugar ABC transporter ATP-binding protein: MTASYRLEMKKISKSFGGVPALSTVDFTAEGGQIHALLGANGAGKSTLMKILSGAYRADSGLISAEGKALRIESPQDAKSSGIHCVYQEVDAALVPQLTVAENVMLDALASRESAMWIRTSSRARQAQSILSRLGADIDVNRKVAELSLAEKQIVLLARIIAQDAKVIIFDEPTAPLSESECRAFFRIMHELKDSGVACIFITHRLPEVLEHTDWVTIMRDGQKVHSGPTAEIGGEAIVGHMLGKTFEEEFPKRETKIGGPLLKAEGIRKGHKVRGADLEVRSGEVLAVVGLVGAGKTELARILGGADKSEAGIIELHGKKLSLGQPADAIREGIVLVPEERRQQGIFIHHSVDLNLTLPVLNQVSRFGFISRQKEKRLSRKIMQSLGVKAASGDQLAIYLSGGNQQKLAIGKWLESGAEVFIFDEPTKGVDIGAKSDIFRIIGDLAAAGKGIVYFTCELAEGLGIGDRIAVMSLGTVSKVFKRGETTQAQLLYYASGGLETDDEG
- a CDS encoding HU family DNA-binding protein, which translates into the protein MNKSELISQVAETAELSKKDATKAVDAVFESIAQALQNGDKVQLVGFGNFEVRERSARKGRNPQTGEEIEIPSSKIPAFKPGKALKDGIK
- a CDS encoding polyprenyl synthetase family protein, which codes for MKRLDIFGLLKKDMNYIEDELFRSIEGEHKLLNETSMHLLKAGGKRLRPVFVLMGGKFGSYDLEKLKNVAVPLELIHMASLVHDDVIDDADTRRGNLTVKSKWDNRIAMYTGDYIYARALMIAAQLENPQIHQILSKAMVEMSIGEMEQIRDFFNTEQNVRRYLLRIRRKTALLIAISCQLGAVAADADAKTSNLLYRFGYNVGMAFQIQDDLLDLCGTEKQIGKPPGSDMRQGNITLPVIFALQDEEIREPLLREISCIRERNGECDVTGAIKMIKASRGISQAEELADRYIKKGLDALERLPDNRTKKNLRDIAHFVTKRSY
- a CDS encoding IS701 family transposase — translated: MSHTYTLTQHRNWYNIFRQWKLPLYFSKSVMSHITHFVDGMLSSGFTGTLTDIHRESLHHRDRRSLSHFLSHGKWDEQFLKDIVRNIAYQQVKFSAKHNNSPIFVLVDDTVCEKTKPSSQAVDSIQGSAFHHSHLKGKKVYGHAVVEAMLRAGDVVYPFATERYESKSKSKIDLVCDMIRQVPRSHHPTYVLMDSWYPSASVLQVSSEQGFHVISGLKTNRIIYPQGIRQSIKEFASFISKSDTDLVTIGVDSYRVYRYEGKLNLLDNGVVLFCWKEGEELNPKQVKAFLSTDVSLTNKQILSYYSKRWSIETYFRAAKVHLGLDRYQVRSTKAIDRYWALLSFVSMCCIYSGQGNLLDGLHQYRREKKQHWIEYVYKQALSGVALAQIQTQLRAA
- a CDS encoding demethylmenaquinone methyltransferase, translated to MNSNTSEPGAHTEGQYEHVHSVFESIAPKYDIMNDILSFRRHKAWRKFTMKKMAIKPGDTAVDICCGTCDWTLSIAEASRSGSIVGLDFSSNMLKVGEQKIRAKQLQDQITLVQGDAMELPFEDNRFDYATIGFGLRNVPDLVKVLEEMKRVVKPGGMVVCLELSKPTWQPFKGIYYFYFQQILPKLGKLFAKRYEQYKWLPDSLALFPGREELASIFRSIGLQHVEAYPLTGGIAALHIGIKENRHV
- a CDS encoding UbiA-like polyprenyltransferase, producing the protein MFRKIKIFMEMIKIEHTLFALPFAFMGAILGSVVVNGHLPSWAQIGWILMAMFGARSAAFGLNRMIDQAIDKKNPRTAGRAIPAGLLKNVEVIIFTIISFVLLFWAAYELSPLAVKLLPIAVFMLVFYSYTKRFTWLCHVVLGLTLGLAPLGGWVAVTNNIDWTAMILFITIALWTAGFDVIYAIQDMEFDRKEGLYSIPARFGLHKSLLIARYFHVLTAAGFIALFFITDLSWWYFVGMVISYIILFYEHYILSPNDMSKLQTAFFTMNSVLSIAVFVFTLIDLVVQFH
- a CDS encoding heptaprenyl diphosphate synthase component 1, with translation MKPYRIPQLIKKYVEYDMIQKHTELPPFPDARVQLLYIFLNQGTNRMNVNSELFSLVTSLVQMGIDTHETIDTQKDKPGEGFMRSRQLKVLAGDYFSSRFYQLLAQKGQIEAVTRLSQAICDVNVLKMNLYGKMKSLLLSAEEYLRQTVQLNMQLFLSFTPLFEESLRDLWNALLRGVSECETLGREMQRSGGDWYLHSYSYWHILEVASEEDQQMLKESKIDIKDWKKLMLKYKAGEHMAEKLRQALESVQSILKNIKGDSRLREIAIILEPFQRQLHTSGSAVGEG
- the mtrB gene encoding trp RNA-binding attenuation protein MtrB, producing MENTDCNDYIVIKAKENGVQVIGLTRGHDTKFHHTEKLDKGEVLIAQFTDHTSAMKIRGKAEVQTKHGVIESES
- the ndk gene encoding nucleoside-diphosphate kinase, which gives rise to MERTFLMVKPDGVQRGLIGRIIARLEDKGFKMVAGKLIQVSEEQAKRHYAEHEGKDFFDSLVGFITSGPVFAMVWEGDDIIALSRMLMGKTNVKEALPGTIRGDFALHTPHNLIHGSDSPESSAREIANFFEAHELVDYDKSLSPWM
- a CDS encoding UbiX family flavin prenyltransferase, whose translation is MNTESAKRGWVVGITGASGSIYGVRLIEVLLQQGYPVHVVVSNAGWRVLGEELGWSAGKREQVLQEKFGEHPGQLHYHPFADIGATIASGSYQVEGMVIAPCSMGTLSAVASGASDNLMTRAADVMLKEGRTLVLVPRETPLHAIHLENMLKLARLGVKMIPAMPAFYFQPQTIADLVDFQVGKILDSLRIEHRLFTRWNGGQSATKNSE